TTAACAAAACCAAAGGCAGATAAGGTCTCAAAACGAACGCGTTTTTTCTTAAAAAAGTCAGATTCAAAAGACATGGCAATTCCTTTCTTATAGCCCCTATTATAACAAAAAATCAAGCAGCAAAAACCACTTGATCTCTGTTTTAAATTAAAACATAATCTTCAATCACCTTGGAAACACCGTTGTCATTGTTCGATACCGTTTCAATATCTGCTTCATTCTTAACAGCCTGCGGTGCATTGGCCATAGCCACCCCCAAACCTGCTAGTTTAAGCATGGGAATGTCATTGTAATTATCCCCGATAGCCATCGTTTGGGATAGGGAAATATCATAATATTTTGCAATTTCAAGTAAGGCATTTTCCTTTGATACGGACTGGGAAGTGACTTCTAAATAATTGTCTTTCGAAAGGTAAAAAGAAGCATCTTCAAAATTCACTCGTTTAAGGTAAGTAAAGAATTCTTGAATAGCCTGTGCATTGGCAATTAAGAGAAGTTTGTGAATAGGAATAGAGTCATCTGTAAGCAGGGTATCAAAATTCCTAATATCAGGACTCTCTTTGGTAATATCAGCCTCAATCTGCACCCATTGATCTATCTCTTCAACAATCCAGTCACCGCCAGAATAAAAATTAATAGAAATATGCGGAAACTGCTTCTTGATCAAAGCCACTATTTTTTTAACATCAGCTTTACTGAGACCGTGTTCAATTAAGGTTTGATAATGTTCTTTATTTCCCTCAACAATCAGAGCCCCATTGTAACAAGCAATGGGATTAGCTCCTAAGTTAAGCTCTTGTGCAATAGGAAACATTCCATGGGGCGATCTAGCCGAGGCTAAAACGAATGGAATAGATTCTTTTTTTAACTCAGTAATCGTATCACGCAAATGGGCGTCTACCTGATGGTTATTATCTAAAATCGTACCATCAATGTCACTTAAAATCAGTTTAATTGTCTTTGCCATAACAAACCCCTTTAAAAAATAATTTCGACCTTATCAGATAAATTTGCCCGTATCTTTTTACTCGGTTTTTTGTCCGTAATAAAGTAATCAAAGTCATTGATAGATGCCAAAACGTAATTGGAGTGCTTAGCAAACTTATCCGCTTCTGCTAGCAGCACTTTAACTTTGGCATTCTTTAATACTAGCTTCTTTAAATACGTATCAGCCTCATCTTCAAAAGAAACTTGCCCCCCTTTAAGACCGGCAGCACCAATAATAGCCACATCAAAATGAATATCTTTCAACAATTCCGCTTCATTTAAAGCATAATAGAAACGATTTTTATGATGAAACTGACCGCCTAGCAAATGAAAGTCAACGGTTTCATGCTGAGCCAAGACCAAAGCATTATCCAAAGAATGTGAATAAACCGTAA
This region of Streptococcus mutans genomic DNA includes:
- the sppR gene encoding sugar-phosphate phosphatase transcriptional regulator SppR encodes the protein MYQEQRLQKILELLDRQGQLSSKEAIDLLAVSRDTIRRDFALLTERKQVLRTHGGILPLQKSQTILSFEERLNNLMKEKNEIAQKAYQLIVEGQLYFFDVSTSVLKLAQLIDRDITVYSHSLDNALVLAQHETVDFHLLGGQFHHKNRFYYALNEAELLKDIHFDVAIIGAAGLKGGQVSFEDEADTYLKKLVLKNAKVKVLLAEADKFAKHSNYVLASINDFDYFITDKKPSKKIRANLSDKVEIIF
- the sppA gene encoding fructose-phosphate phosphohydrolase SppA, producing the protein MAKTIKLILSDIDGTILDNNHQVDAHLRDTITELKKESIPFVLASARSPHGMFPIAQELNLGANPIACYNGALIVEGNKEHYQTLIEHGLSKADVKKIVALIKKQFPHISINFYSGGDWIVEEIDQWVQIEADITKESPDIRNFDTLLTDDSIPIHKLLLIANAQAIQEFFTYLKRVNFEDASFYLSKDNYLEVTSQSVSKENALLEIAKYYDISLSQTMAIGDNYNDIPMLKLAGLGVAMANAPQAVKNEADIETVSNNDNGVSKVIEDYVLI